Part of the Paenarthrobacter sp. JL.01a genome is shown below.
TGCACCGAACGCAAGGCATATTTCAGTTCGTTGATCTGACGGAACCGGGCCTCGTGGTCGTCACCTTCGCCAAGGACAGCGCCGGCCTGCTGGGCGCGGCGGCGTGCAATGTACTCAGGATCGCTGCCATCAACCCACGAAAAAACGATGTCGATGTCGAAAGCAATGTCGCTGGCGTGGTCCGCGAACATGTTCTCGATGGTGGGCCAGGTGAGGCCGTGCCGCTGCACGGTTCCACGGACGGCGTCCTGCCGAAGCAGGGTACGGCGCGTCAGGGAATTCTCGACCGGCAGTTCCAGGTGGTCGCCTTCGAACCTCCACAGTTCAAGCTGGACACCCAGTGCCGGGCCGTACCAGAGGCCCCCGCCGACCTCCACGCGGGGACGGTAGAGGCGGAAGATGCGGGCCTTCCGGTTGGCCGACAGTTCGCCATCGGCCACGAGCACGGACGTCTTTTTCCTGGCGTCCACAGTCATCGCGTAGAAGGGTTCGTTCCGGAAGGCTTCAACCAGGGCGTCCCGGACATCCTTGCGGGATTCCCAGTCGACGGCGATCACGGGCCGCTCGTCATTGCCGCGCACCAGGATGAAATCGATGCCTGCGGCATCCAAGGCAGCCCGTACAGCCAGGAGATCGGAAACCATGGCCTGTTGCGGGGTCAGGTCGGCGTTGACCAGGGCGTACCGCCCACGGTGACGGACGACGTCGGACCTGTGCCTGAGATGCGCGACGACGCCAGGGGAGACCGCCTCCGCAATCGTGTCCTCTTCGACGGACGGGCTGCCGTGGTAAATCGGATCGACCTGTGCTTGTGTGATGGCTGTTTCTCCGGGATCGTCGGTGGTGCTTGTGCAGGTGGTGAAGCTTTAGATGGCCAGGGCCCCGCGCCAGCTGCGGAGGAAGGCTCCGCCGGCGTCGTCGTGGATCACGTCGTCGGCAAGGTCCAGGTCCGCGGCGGTCAGGATGGCGTACGGCTTGACCGGCACGCCGTCCGCAGGCCGGACATCCACGTGCTTCACGTCGTGATCGTTGTGGTGCAGCCAGTCTGCCATGGCGTAGTCCGTCCGGGAATCTCCCACGGTGCGCCAGGAGCGCGGCGTGATTCCCTGGGCGGCCAGGAGCTCCACTGCCCGGCTTGCCCCGAGGTCCTTGCCGAGCCGTACGGACTCGATGTCCGTGGAGATGATGGTGGGGTCAAGGCGGTAATCGGCGGTGTCGTCGGAGCCGGGCGCATGGTGGTCGAGGATAGCGGCGTTCAGGCCGTGCTGTTCCATGATGCCCAGGGCGTCGGCGTCGAAAAGCTTCTGCTCGGCCAGGTAATCGGCGCTGGCCACGTTCAGGTGCTGCTCGACCGAAACCATGGCCCGCTTGGTCTCGTCGAAGAACATGTGCGTGGCGTAGTCCTCGGCCACGAGCCTGCGGATGTCGTCACCGTAGGCCTTGGGGACGGCGAGTTCGTGGTCCACGTGGATGGGGCCGGGGCCTTCGGCGGTGTAGCTGAACCAGACCGCACCCTTCTCGCAAATGGCGTGGATCACCGTGTTGGCGGGCATGCCCGCGGCAATCATCGGCTCCATGACCTGCTGGGCGATGAAGGCGTCGGAACGGCCGGTGTTGAAGATGACAGGGATCCCGGCCGAGGCGAGGGCCACCAGGTCGGCGATGATGTCCGGCTTGACGTCGCGCGTCACAGGGCTGGCGATGGGGCCATCGACATCCAGCAGCAGAGCCAGCGCGGGCTCGGTGCGGGCAGCGGTCCGGTCATTACCTTGGAGCGGTTGGGTCATGCCCCTATTCTGTCAGTCCCGCAGACTCCCCACACAGCTGTGACGTTCGACGACGATTAGTCACCTTTTGGCTACAACCTGCCTGTGCTGCGGGTCACAAGTTCCGTTAGGGCGGCATCTTCCATAGGCTTGCAGGGTGATCTTCAAAGCTGTGGGCGAGGGACGCCCGTACCCTGACCATGGATACACCGCGCCCAGGGACTGGGCTGCCCTGCCTCCGCGCCCTGTGCGGTTGGATGACCTGGTCACCACCAAGCGGACCCTGGACCTGGAGGCGTTGCTGGCTGAAGACTCCACATTCTTCGGAGACCTGTTCCCGCATGTGGTCCAGTACCAAGGCGTGATGTACCTCGAGGACGGCCTCCACAGGGCGGTCCGCACGGCGTTGCACCAAAGGACTGCGATCCACGCACGCGTATTGGTGATCGATGGCTAGGCAGCCCGGGCTGGACCAAGGTGAGTCCCGGACAAAAAAACGTAAGCGTCCCAAGGATGTGACGCAGTTGCACGGCCATCACGTGGTGACGGGGCCGGAGCTCCGGGCAACGTTTGCCGACGACGCCCCGGTCCGGCGCGGAAGTTTCGGACGCCGCCTCTTCCACGGGATAGTCCTGGTGTTGTTGCTCGGCGTGATCGCTGCTGGGGCAGTAGGTGCCTGGGCTGTCATGAACGGCGTCATCAAGGTCCCGACGGCCATTGCCAGCAAAGCGCCTTCCAGCCTCTGCCCTTCCACCACGTTCGACTACGTGCCCAACGAGACCGTCCAGCTCAACGTCCTCAATGCCACCTCGCGCAGCGGGCTCGCGGCGACAGTGGCTGACCAGTTCACCGCGCGTGGCTACAAGGTAGCTTCCGTCGGGAACAGTGACACCGCCTATTCGGGCATCGGCGTGGTGGTGTCCGGGGTCAAGGGCCAGGCGGCTGCCTTCAACATCCAGCGCAACCTTGCCGGCACGGACTACTTCCAGGACAACCGGGAAGACGAGTCGGTGGACGTCATCATCACGCCGGGTTATGAAGGCCTGGTGGAACCGCAGTTGGTGGACCAGACCCCCGGCAAACTCATGTGCCCGCGCGAGGAACTGCGGATCGCCGACAACTCCAAGTGGCCCATCATTCCCACGAGGCCCGCAGGCTGACACGCCCGCCGGTACCGCCCCTCAAAGTCGCGGGGGATGCGTGGCGTCAGGCCGTAGCTGCGGCGGTGTCCAACAGGATAGGCCTGCCTGCCTCGTCAAAGCGGGCACCGG
Proteins encoded:
- a CDS encoding type II toxin-antitoxin system VapB family antitoxin, encoding MIFKAVGEGRPYPDHGYTAPRDWAALPPRPVRLDDLVTTKRTLDLEALLAEDSTFFGDLFPHVVQYQGVMYLEDGLHRAVRTALHQRTAIHARVLVIDG
- a CDS encoding LytR C-terminal domain-containing protein; this translates as MTQLHGHHVVTGPELRATFADDAPVRRGSFGRRLFHGIVLVLLLGVIAAGAVGAWAVMNGVIKVPTAIASKAPSSLCPSTTFDYVPNETVQLNVLNATSRSGLAATVADQFTARGYKVASVGNSDTAYSGIGVVVSGVKGQAAAFNIQRNLAGTDYFQDNREDESVDVIITPGYEGLVEPQLVDQTPGKLMCPREELRIADNSKWPIIPTRPAG